DNA from Pseudomonas mendocina:
CAGGTGCGAAAGTGCCAGTCGGTGATCGGCGCCGGCGATCACCAGGCTGTCCTTGTGCTCGCCCTGTTGCCAATGCAGTACCGCTTCAGGGCTACCGAGGCGTTCGGCCAGGCCGCTCAGGGGGAATTGCTCCTGGGCTTCGTTGACCAAGGCGAACTTGATCGACGAGCTGCCGCAGTTGATCACCAGAATGTTGCGTGCAGACATTTAAGCTTCCTTGAATTCGTCATTCGACTTCTCCCGGGCGCACCAGCCACAGGGAAAGGGACAGCCCAGGCGTGCCTGGCGCTGAGCCGGATCGAGTATCCAGTCGCGATTTTGCCAGGGTGGGCGATGACGTACATGTTGAGTATGACCACAAGATAAGACTGCCACCCAATCGCCATGCTCGTCCTGACGAAAATCAAGCAGGTGCGCCGGGGCCGTCGCTGGCCGTTTGTCTGGGGTCGGGTCGCATTCACGGGCAGCCTTGGTTAAACTCGACCGTTCATCATTCTTCTGCAAAAGGTCTCACCCATGCTGATCGCCGCCAACAAGGCAGTCTCCATCGACTATACCCTGACCAACGATGCCGGTGAGGTGATCGACAGTTCGGCTGGCGGCGCTCCGCTGGTCTATCTGCATGGTGCAGGCAACATCATCGCCGGGCTTGAGAAGGCCCTGGTTGGCAAGCAGGTTGGCGATGAGCTGGACGTTTCAGTAGAGCCGGAAGAAGCCTACGGCGAATACAGCGCCGAGCTGGTCGCCACTCTGAGCCGCGCCATGTTCGAAGGCGTCGACACCCTGGAAGTGGGCATGCAGTTCCACGCTTCCGGCCCTGACGGCAGCATGCAGATCGTCACCATTCGCGATATCGACGGCGACGACGTGACTGTCGACGGCAACCACCCGCTGGCCGGTCAGCGCCTGAACTTCAAGGTGAAGGTCGTCAACGTGCGTGACGCCAGCCAGGAAGAAGTGGCTCACGGCCACATCCACGGTGAAGGTGGTCATCACCACTGAGTGGCGCCAGAGCCTGCTCGCAGGCTCCCAGGCGACTTG
Protein-coding regions in this window:
- a CDS encoding DUF3565 domain-containing protein → MAVLSCGHTQHVRHRPPWQNRDWILDPAQRQARLGCPFPCGWCAREKSNDEFKEA
- a CDS encoding peptidylprolyl isomerase encodes the protein MLIAANKAVSIDYTLTNDAGEVIDSSAGGAPLVYLHGAGNIIAGLEKALVGKQVGDELDVSVEPEEAYGEYSAELVATLSRAMFEGVDTLEVGMQFHASGPDGSMQIVTIRDIDGDDVTVDGNHPLAGQRLNFKVKVVNVRDASQEEVAHGHIHGEGGHHH